The following proteins are co-located in the Anas platyrhynchos isolate ZD024472 breed Pekin duck chromosome 1, IASCAAS_PekinDuck_T2T, whole genome shotgun sequence genome:
- the LOC101796443 gene encoding cystine/glutamate transporter, with protein MGKDKKKEEAVFLRKKITLLRAFSLLIGSMVGSGIFISPKGVLKNSGTVGFSLVVWFACGLLSMFGALCYAELGTRITKSGGHYIYILETLGPLPSFLFLWAEFFAIRPANSAVVSLAFGRYLLEPFFAPCAAPVPAVKLVSLLGYYAVLTLNSWSVSWSARLQTALSIVKLLALALIIVPGMMLLAQGHTENFQDAFDKQSLVPDKLPLAFYAGMFAYSGWFQTSFVREELVRPERNIPLAVIVSVITVIVGYMLTNVSYYTVLGTQDVLASPAVAVSFVQRACRSLISVVPVLVALSCFGTMNGGILTFSRTLFVASREGQWPPLFSMIHIRRHTPLPAVMLMFPLVTTMVCIGDIYHLMNFFSFSRWLFIGLATLGLIVHRCRHPELQSPFKVPLFIPVSFTIICLFTVAMSFYSDPVNISIGCTMVLSGFPVYYLVIHRQMSNRCRSLLYYVTQKLQLLLEVVQQEIKTY; from the exons ATGgggaaagacaagaaaaaagagGAGGCTGTCTTTCTGAGGAAAAAGATAACTTTGCTGAGGGCTTTCTCGCTTCTCATCGGCAGCATGGTTGGCAGCGGCATCTTTATCTCCCCTAAAGGAGTGCTGAAAAACTCGGGCACTGTGGGCTTCTCCCTGGTGGTCTGGTTTGCCTGCGGGCTCCTCTCAATGTTTG GTGCCTTGTGTTATGCAGAGCTTGGAACAAGGATCACCAAGTCTGGAGGACATTATATCTACATTTTGGAGACATTAGGGCCTCTACCAAGTTTCTTATTTCTGTGGGCTGAGTTTTTTGCTATCAG GCCTGCCAACAGTGCCGTGGTTTCGCTGGCTTTCGGGCGCTACCTGCTGGAGCCTTTTTTTGCCCCCTGTGCAGCCCCTGTTCCTGCCGTGAAGCTCGTCTCTCTCCTGGGGTACT ACGCGGTCCTCACCCTCAACTCCTGGAGCGTCTCCTGGAGTGCCCGGCTGCAGACAGCCCTCTCCATCGTCAAGCTGCTGGCGCTCGCGCTCATCATCGTGCCGGGGATgatgctgctggcacagg GCCACACCGAAAACTTCCAGGATGCTTTTGACAAGCAGTCGCTGGTCCCGGACAAGCTGCCCTTGGCTTTTTATGCGGGCATGTTCGCCTACTCGGGCTG GTTTCAGACCAGCTTTGTGCGGGAGGAGTTGGTCAGACCTGAACG AAACATCCCCTTGGCTGTCATTGTGTCTGTGATCACCGTCATTGTGGGGTACATGCTCACCAATGTCTCCTATTACACTGTCCTGGGAACACAAGATGTTctggcttctccagctgtgGCTGTG AGTTTTGTGCAGCGGGCCTGCAGAAGCCTTATCTCAGTGGTCCCGGTCCTTGTTGCGCTGTCCTGCTTTGGAACCATGAATGGAGGAATCCTCACCTTTTCAAG GACACTGTTTGTGGCTTCCAGGGAAGGGCAGTGGCCTCCTCTCTTCTCCATGATCCACATTCGAAGACATACTCCTCTTCCTGCTGTCATGTTAATG TTCCCTTTGGTTACAACCATGGTGTGTATCGGAGATATCTACCATCTAATGAACTTCTTCAGCTTTTCCCGATGGCTCTTCATAGGATTAGCCACCCTTGGGCTCATTGTCCATCGCTGCCGTCACCCGGAGCTGCAGAGCCCGTTCAAG GTCCCCCTCTTCATTCCCGTCTCTTTTACCATCATCTGCCTCTTCACGGTGGCCATGTCTTTCTACTCGGACCCTGTAAACATTAGCATCGGATGCACCATGGTGTTAAGTGGCTTTCCAGTCTACTACCTCGTAATCCACAGGCAAATGTCAAACCGCTGCCGTAGCCTGCTTT atTATGTTACGCAGAAGCTGCAGTTACTGCTGGAAGTAGTTCAACAAGAAATCAAGACGTACTGA